Part of the Rhizobium sp. N324 genome, CGGAAACATTGCGTATATCATAAGCAGATTGCGCCGACCGAGCTACGATCAGCCGGCACGCTCGACCGTCCTCAAGGCTTGTAGCAACAGCACTCTCCAGAAAAGCCGACTGCCTCGGCCCAAGATCTGTCTTGCAGATGATCCCCTGAACGCGACGATGTTCCGATCTGCGCAACGCAGTTCAAGACCACTACAGGGGTTAATCTTATAGTAATTATGCCGAGGTCATCTCACACATAGCGGTCAATGTCGCAATGTTCTGGACCGCGTCGCTAATGGAAGCCGGTGTAATTTATAGTCGTCTATGAGGAACATATGTCGAGACTGCCGCTATCTCTACTTTTAATGATTTTGGCAATTATCCCGTTGACGGCGTTCGTAATCATCGGAGTATCAACATCACTGGGATATTACCGAGAATACTCTACCTTCCGCAGCGCACAAACAACGCAGCGACTTGGGCGGGAAGGCGGATTCCTCGCCCAAGCTATAGCGGCGGAAGCGTTTGCAGGCGCCGACGTGCGTCGGGCAAAGCAAGCTGCATCGGACAGGGCTTTTACAGCGGTCTTTTCCGCTTACGACTCTTGGAAAAAGGCATTCGACGATCCGGCCATAGAACGGGCGGTACAGATCATTCGTGAAAGGCGGGACAATATCGATAGCTTCCGCCGGCGCGTCGATGACGGAACGGCTAGCGAGGCGGAGGGAGCTGTTGCTTTGCGCCCAGCTGCCCTTGCGGGCTTGGAGCTCGTCCGTCGCACTGGGGCGACTGTCAATGATTTGGATTTAGCACGCCAAATTACCGGTTTTCACGCGCTCATGCAGATCACGGAAGCTAGTTTGCTGGAGATCAGGCCCGGCCGAGCCTACGTCAAAAATTCAGCCATGTCCGTCGATCTATTTTCGTCCCTCTTACAGTCAAAAAATCTAAAGCAGCTTTATGTGCCTGCGATGCAGGAATTTCTCCCCGCCGATCTCGTCAAATCTTATGACGACTTCGAGGCCAGCGCCGCAGGCAAGTTCATCGCGGGCGTTCGCGATCAGATGTATGCAAACCAGCCGGGCGTTTCCTTCCCCCCCGAGACGTTGGATCGATGGAATGAAATCACCCAACAGCGGGCTGCTTTGTTGACCGCACTCATTATGCGCACCGGCGACGAGTTGGACGAGATGGCATTTCAGCGTTACGCCGATCTTCGCAATGCCTTTATCGGCTACTCCGGCGCCACGCTTCTGATCATGTCTACGGTACTCATTTTGTGCATTTCGGTCGTTCAGAGAATTTCAAGCTCCATTCGGACTCTGACAAGCCGAATGAAGGCACTCGCAGAAGGCGATACGTCGGCGCCGGTGCCCTTGACGATCCGACGCGACGAGATCGGGGACATGGCGCGTTGCCTTGAGTTTTTCCGCGGCGCGGCCATACAGAAAAGTAACCTGGAGACATCCGCGGAAGCTGAGCGCATTCGTTCTGACCAAGAGAAGCTGGATATTCAGGTAAGGGCGGAAAAAGAAGCAGAAGAGCGCCTCATCCGAGCGACGACGGCATTGGCAACCGGGTTGAAGCGGATGGCGGATGGAGACTTGATTTATGAGATTGAGGAGCCGTTAGCGCCACAGTTTGAAAGTTTGCGCAGGGATTTCAACGCTTCCATTCGTCAGCTCCGGGACGTGCTTGTTACCGTCGGCCATTCAGTCGAAACGGTCACGAATGGCAGCTCGGGCGTCTCGGCCGCATCTGAAAATCTTTCAAGACGCACGGAGCAGCAGGCGGCTTCGCTCGAGGAAACTGCAGCGGCGTTGGAGGAGATAACCGTCAACGTTGCATCGACCACGAAGAGGACGGCTGAGGCGCGCGGAGCCGTCCAACAGATGCGAGATCATGCGGAAATGTCCGGTCGGGTTGTACGCGATGCTATCGGCGCCATGAATCGCATTGAAAACTCCTCCAAGCAGATTTCCCAGATCATCAGCGTCATCGACGCGATCGCCTTCCAAACGAACCTCCTGGCGCTGAACGCCGGCGTCGAAGCAGCGCGTGCTGGCGACGCGGGAAAAGGCTTTGCGGTTGTTGCCCAGGAGGTCAGGGAGCTTGCACAGCGCTCAGCGACAGCGGCAAAAGAAATCAAGGATCTCATCGGCAATTCAGCTCTTGCCGTCGACGAAGGCGTAAAGCTCGTGAGTGAAACCGGATCGGGCCTGAGAACGATTGAAGAGCTTGTGCAGGATGTAAATCTTCATATGGACGCAATCGCAACGGCCTCCCAGGAACAATCGTCGGGCCTGCGCGAGATCAACGGCGCGGTTAACCATATGGACCATGCCACTCAAGAAAATGCGAGCATGGTCGCGGAGATGAATACTGCAGGATCGCACCTCGCTCAAGAGAGCCAAAGCCTAGCCGCACTGTTGAAACATTTCCACTTCAAAGACGAGAGCGGGAAGCCACAGAAGGTCACGGGCGAACTTGGGAAGAGCTTCCCGCCCGGTCAGACAATGGTTGACCGCGGAGACTATCCGATGCGCCGTGGTAACCTGGTGCTCGCGCCTTCGAATGATGATTGGCAAGCGTTCTAAATGATATGGGCGGCGTCGCCGACCACATGCAAATACACGTCTTTGATGATTCTGAATGAGAGCGATATCCCGGTGGGGTAGCGGCATGGTACTCCGCCAAATGACTTGTGCGGTCCTAACAAAATGCTGGCTTGACGCATGATTGCTCAGCCACGTGACAAAGCAGGACAGGCACATGAAACACGTACGTCAATCGGAACGCACATCCCGCCCCGAACAGCCTGTGGAAGTGCAGATGTTGACTGATGCTCAAATCGACCAGGGGCGTGGAGCCTTCCGCAACGCGGTCAATGCCAGCCCTCCGCTTGCCACGGGCACGGCCCCGCCATTTTCGGAAGCCTCCGTTGTCCGGCCATCGCACGGTCACGACGCAGATGTCGCAAGTCTGAAGCAACCGTTTGAGAAGGCTTTCCGGGCGAATCCCCGGCATCCTGCGACAAACGTCGACTTGCCATTCAACGCCGAAGAGATGTCCAGTGCCGTCGTACTCGACGCGATCCCGTTACCCGTCTTCTTCAAAAACAGAGATGGGATACACCTTGGTTGCAACAGGGCCTTCGAAAGCTTCTCCGGCCGCTCAAAGGGAGATATTATCGGAAAAACCGTTTTCGATTTGGTGCCCGCACCCATAGCCGAGACGTATGCCGCGTTGGACGAGGCGCTTTTTGCAAATGGCGGTGTTCAGCAATATGAAGCAAAGGCCACCACCGAGAATGGTGGTGTCGTTGATCTTTTACTCAGCAAGACCGCAATCACTGATATCGCTGGTAACAGGATCGGCTTGGTTGGCGCGATGTTGGACATCACAGAGCGAAAACGTGCGGAGCATGATCTCAAAGAGGCTCTTGAATTCGCAGAGGGAATTATTGCCGCCATTCCTGACGTTCTGTTCGAGGTAAATGCGGACGGTCGCTACCTGCAGGTCTGGGCAAGGAATCAGGAGATCCTGGCGCAGCGAAAAGAAGTGCTGCTCGGCAAGCTTGTCCGCGATGTGCTCCCTCCAGATCAGGCCGACATCGCTATGCTGGCTCTTGAAGAAGCCGATGAAACCGGCGCCTCCTACGGTCGTTGTGTCCGTATAGCCCTACCAAACGGCGAATCCCGTTGGTTTGAACTGTCGGTCGCAAGGCGACCAAGCAGCAATCACTCAACCGTCACTTTTCTGGTGTTATCTCGCGATATTACCGAACGAAAGCACGCCGAGGGCACGACTATTGAAGCTCGGGCTCGCCTCCTAAGTGTCCTGCAGACCATTCCGGATATGGTATGGCTGAAAGACGTAACAGGCAAATATCTGTTGTGCAATCATGCCTTCGAAGAATTGGTCGGCAAGGCAGAAGCGGAAATCGTCGGGAAAACGGATTATGACCTGTTTACTCCCGAACTCGCCCAGTTTTTTCGTGACAAGGATGAGGAGGCCATGCAAGCCGGCCGTATTCTCATCAATGAGG contains:
- a CDS encoding methyl-accepting chemotaxis protein; protein product: MSRLPLSLLLMILAIIPLTAFVIIGVSTSLGYYREYSTFRSAQTTQRLGREGGFLAQAIAAEAFAGADVRRAKQAASDRAFTAVFSAYDSWKKAFDDPAIERAVQIIRERRDNIDSFRRRVDDGTASEAEGAVALRPAALAGLELVRRTGATVNDLDLARQITGFHALMQITEASLLEIRPGRAYVKNSAMSVDLFSSLLQSKNLKQLYVPAMQEFLPADLVKSYDDFEASAAGKFIAGVRDQMYANQPGVSFPPETLDRWNEITQQRAALLTALIMRTGDELDEMAFQRYADLRNAFIGYSGATLLIMSTVLILCISVVQRISSSIRTLTSRMKALAEGDTSAPVPLTIRRDEIGDMARCLEFFRGAAIQKSNLETSAEAERIRSDQEKLDIQVRAEKEAEERLIRATTALATGLKRMADGDLIYEIEEPLAPQFESLRRDFNASIRQLRDVLVTVGHSVETVTNGSSGVSAASENLSRRTEQQAASLEETAAALEEITVNVASTTKRTAEARGAVQQMRDHAEMSGRVVRDAIGAMNRIENSSKQISQIISVIDAIAFQTNLLALNAGVEAARAGDAGKGFAVVAQEVRELAQRSATAAKEIKDLIGNSALAVDEGVKLVSETGSGLRTIEELVQDVNLHMDAIATASQEQSSGLREINGAVNHMDHATQENASMVAEMNTAGSHLAQESQSLAALLKHFHFKDESGKPQKVTGELGKSFPPGQTMVDRGDYPMRRGNLVLAPSNDDWQAF